In Candidatus Nomurabacteria bacterium, a genomic segment contains:
- a CDS encoding DUF2079 domain-containing protein: MSKIPDRTQAWLLGMMICMIVISFAGQYVKWQSLAYNGLDLGIYTQVVSETSQGNFFGFTIHPHSYLGDHVEFLLLLLVPLFWIVAHPLWLLAAQSLVLALGAIPIFRLARKKLNGNWALGLSAAYLFSPFLWNANMYEFHMLAFAIPILLAALQTYITKSLKWHWLWLALALLVREDVAFVVFGIGIVAAIERRNWKWWLPTFLVSAAWFGCSIYLAGSLGTLGEYKFLKYYGWLGPDLVSIIGNFFGHPWLVLQRVLHPQALAFLLGLGLPFAYLPIFRLRWLIPILPIYLQLSLSGVAREISLEMHYVSLFLPFLWIGSIEAIHKLRSEMGKTRRGKFIQEYAGVIVSVLAVVAIYCFIVIGPIRGLAQTWYRPDTQREHEQLARDVLNIVPDTTPLATGYRFISWTATRPVLYSLHYLFIGRQQYSDESFPLDPSIQTLLIDQSDFVTYQSVYPEDNTDYKGGAQRFRDLIEERKLQLNLMVDDLLLYTNTHTTSQKELVRIGNEDQLRQSLFQTSNGLILHSWENNEGINKLQSEYVHINTHNYLTLPLSFIWSQHEITTRHNTVLLTLTRGDGAVYQKEYPIAPLWPQSEWPLDTPMITQHQFLIPTDFAQSDTQIAMDVMSIRGRLSLDTQRSIVPRYDEHDSLGHLNLGNLILPDASDTE; this comes from the coding sequence ATGTCTAAAATACCGGATAGAACACAGGCCTGGCTGCTAGGAATGATGATCTGTATGATTGTTATCTCTTTTGCAGGTCAATACGTAAAATGGCAAAGTCTGGCCTATAACGGACTCGATTTGGGTATTTACACTCAAGTAGTATCAGAAACCAGCCAAGGGAATTTCTTTGGCTTCACCATTCACCCGCACTCCTACTTGGGTGACCATGTTGAATTTTTACTATTACTCCTTGTGCCTCTTTTTTGGATTGTGGCTCATCCACTCTGGCTCTTGGCCGCACAAAGCCTTGTGTTGGCTTTAGGCGCTATCCCTATATTTCGCCTTGCACGCAAAAAACTAAATGGTAACTGGGCTCTAGGTTTAAGTGCAGCCTACCTTTTTTCGCCTTTCCTCTGGAATGCAAACATGTATGAATTTCACATGTTAGCTTTTGCAATTCCAATCTTACTTGCGGCACTACAAACCTACATCACTAAATCACTCAAGTGGCATTGGCTTTGGCTGGCTTTGGCCTTGCTCGTACGAGAAGATGTTGCCTTTGTAGTATTTGGCATTGGTATTGTGGCTGCAATTGAGCGGAGGAATTGGAAATGGTGGCTACCCACCTTTTTGGTTAGCGCTGCCTGGTTTGGATGTAGTATTTATCTCGCTGGATCCTTGGGCACTTTGGGTGAATATAAATTTCTCAAATACTATGGATGGCTCGGCCCCGATCTTGTTTCTATTATCGGAAACTTTTTTGGACATCCCTGGCTCGTACTCCAACGCGTGCTTCATCCGCAAGCGCTTGCTTTCTTGCTAGGCCTAGGACTCCCTTTTGCCTATTTGCCAATCTTCCGACTTCGTTGGCTTATCCCGATCTTACCTATCTACTTACAACTTTCTCTCTCAGGAGTTGCGCGAGAAATCTCACTAGAAATGCACTACGTGAGTTTGTTCTTACCATTTCTCTGGATTGGCTCTATTGAGGCAATACACAAACTTCGTAGTGAAATGGGAAAAACTCGACGAGGAAAATTTATCCAAGAATACGCCGGGGTTATTGTTAGCGTACTCGCTGTTGTGGCAATATATTGCTTCATCGTAATCGGTCCGATTCGCGGCCTGGCACAAACCTGGTATCGACCAGATACGCAACGTGAACATGAACAGTTAGCCAGAGATGTGCTCAACATTGTACCCGATACCACACCTCTCGCAACTGGATATCGCTTTATTTCATGGACAGCCACTCGACCCGTGTTGTACTCCTTGCACTATCTTTTTATTGGCCGGCAACAATATAGCGATGAAAGTTTCCCACTTGACCCTAGCATCCAAACGCTGCTCATAGACCAAAGTGATTTTGTTACCTATCAATCAGTCTATCCGGAAGATAATACCGACTACAAAGGTGGTGCCCAGCGCTTCCGCGATCTCATTGAAGAAAGAAAGCTTCAGCTCAATCTCATGGTTGACGATCTCTTGCTCTATACAAACACCCATACTACATCCCAAAAAGAATTAGTGCGTATTGGAAATGAAGATCAACTAAGACAAAGCCTCTTTCAGACAAGCAACGGACTCATCTTGCACTCCTGGGAGAATAATGAAGGAATCAACAAACTTCAAAGTGAATATGTGCATATTAACACGCACAACTACCTCACCCTCCCGCTCTCGTTTATCTGGTCTCAGCATGAAATAACAACGCGTCATAATACCGTACTACTCACACTGACTCGGGGAGACGGCGCAGTGTATCAAAAAGAATATCCCATCGCCCCGCTCTGGCCGCAATCAGAGTGGCCATTAGATACTCCAATGATTACGCAACACCAATTTCTCATCCCGACCGACTTCGCCCAAAGTGATACCCAGATAGCAATGGATGTGATGTCGATTCGGGGTCGATTAAGTTTGGATACCCAACGCTCTATCGTGCCTCGCTACGATGAACACGACTCCTTGGGCCACCTTAATCTCGGAAATCTTATTCTACCGGACGCAAGCGATACAGAGTAA
- a CDS encoding extracellular solute-binding protein yields the protein MRRYVILIGIVLIPVLAVFIIVSGVINKPQPNVQDVPLTFWTVQDDTSAFTDVIAAYQQAHPYITIEVVQKRAQDYGEALIQAWARGDGPDIFSLPNAEVGEYADFIAPLPEATQVYQYQNKRVLLSRQLVITPVTSSSITPARLSNDYVDVIASDVIRDGQIYALPLSVDTLAVYVNRNLLNTANIVSPATTWQELISQVPDLTIFDAQNNIIQSGIALGTAENVSYSAEILSLLMMQNGTQMTDPTGTRVQFDQGTKEYNAGERAVDFYTDFSDETKAVYSWSGDSSHSIDSFIEGKTAYLIGTLADQATIQEQNPALRYDIVPMFHINTDGTDTSGSTGTRTKINYAKYWVQTVAKNSAHSNEAWNFVQYMSQSGVVEAYLNASGRISPLRKILAQQVNVPALQVFANQALTAQNWYHGNSWTQTEGYLKQLITVVAEKTKLPLEALSQAAKQVQLTFTE from the coding sequence ATGCGACGTTACGTCATTCTCATAGGTATCGTACTCATACCGGTTCTGGCCGTATTTATTATCGTGTCCGGGGTTATTAATAAACCACAGCCAAATGTACAGGACGTACCATTAACCTTTTGGACAGTACAAGATGACACAAGCGCCTTTACTGACGTGATCGCAGCATATCAGCAAGCCCACCCCTACATTACCATCGAGGTCGTACAAAAGCGTGCTCAAGATTATGGTGAGGCACTTATTCAAGCATGGGCACGTGGGGACGGGCCTGATATTTTTTCTCTCCCTAATGCAGAGGTTGGAGAATATGCTGACTTTATTGCCCCATTACCTGAGGCAACACAGGTCTATCAATATCAGAACAAACGCGTGCTTCTCAGTAGGCAGCTTGTGATTACACCGGTCACTTCAAGCTCTATCACCCCGGCCCGCCTCAGTAATGACTATGTAGATGTTATTGCCAGCGATGTTATCCGAGATGGACAAATATATGCACTCCCATTAAGCGTAGACACCTTAGCAGTCTACGTTAATCGCAACCTTCTAAACACTGCTAATATTGTTTCACCGGCAACAACCTGGCAAGAGCTTATTTCCCAAGTACCTGATCTCACTATTTTTGATGCGCAAAATAATATTATTCAATCTGGGATCGCACTTGGAACGGCTGAAAATGTTTCCTACTCAGCTGAAATACTCTCACTGCTCATGATGCAAAACGGTACACAAATGACTGACCCAACTGGAACACGTGTGCAATTTGATCAGGGAACAAAAGAATATAACGCGGGTGAACGAGCTGTTGATTTCTACACCGACTTCTCTGACGAAACAAAAGCAGTCTACAGCTGGTCAGGGGATAGCTCACACTCAATTGATAGTTTTATCGAAGGTAAGACTGCCTACTTAATTGGCACCTTAGCTGACCAGGCAACAATTCAGGAGCAAAACCCGGCACTCCGCTATGACATCGTGCCAATGTTCCACATCAATACCGATGGAACCGACACCAGCGGCAGCACGGGAACGCGTACAAAAATTAACTACGCAAAATACTGGGTGCAGACAGTGGCAAAAAATTCCGCTCATAGCAATGAGGCTTGGAATTTTGTGCAATACATGAGTCAGTCAGGCGTCGTCGAGGCATATCTCAACGCCAGCGGACGTATTTCTCCTCTCCGAAAAATATTAGCACAACAAGTGAATGTGCCGGCCTTACAAGTCTTTGCCAATCAAGCGCTCACTGCGCAAAATTGGTATCATGGAAACAGCTGGACACAAACTGAAGGCTATCTCAAGCAACTCATCACCGTTGTTGCTGAAAAAACAAAGTTGCCGTTGGAGGCTTTAAGCCAAGCTGCTAAACAAGTGCAGCTCACCTTTACTGAATAA
- the ruvC gene encoding crossover junction endodeoxyribonuclease RuvC, which produces MPNKSRRILGIDPGYGRLGYGVLEEKDRTLHCESYGCIETPAKEEAPVRLAKIAQELRSILQRYQPDLIAVEKLFFAKNTKTALGVSEARGVVLLIAQEYGAEIQEFTPVEVKLALTGYGQANKDQVQQMVERLLKVEEKIASDDAADALAIAICAAHTKIPT; this is translated from the coding sequence ATGCCCAATAAGTCACGTCGCATTCTCGGAATTGACCCTGGCTATGGACGACTCGGTTACGGAGTGCTGGAGGAAAAAGATCGGACGCTCCACTGTGAAAGCTACGGCTGCATCGAAACACCGGCGAAAGAAGAAGCACCAGTCCGGCTAGCTAAGATTGCCCAAGAGCTACGCAGCATTTTACAACGCTATCAACCTGACCTCATCGCAGTAGAAAAACTTTTCTTTGCAAAAAACACCAAGACAGCCCTCGGGGTAAGTGAAGCACGGGGAGTAGTACTCCTGATTGCACAAGAATACGGTGCAGAAATACAAGAATTTACACCAGTAGAAGTAAAACTAGCCTTAACCGGCTACGGACAAGCAAATAAAGATCAAGTACAGCAGATGGTAGAACGCCTCCTCAAAGTAGAGGAAAAAATCGCCAGCGATGATGCGGCAGACGCACTGGCAATCGCCATCTGTGCCGCCCACACAAAAATACCTACATGA
- a CDS encoding YebC/PmpR family DNA-binding transcriptional regulator, which produces MSGHSKWSQIKRQKGAADVKRSSLFTKLANNIAVAARDGKDPDMNFRLRLAIDRARAANMPNDNIDRAVKRGAGELEGQIIEEITYEAYGPGGAALVIRVLSDNKNRSASEVRTTLNKYNGNLGAAGSVVWNFTLKGVIRVEQEHVQEKDIDTLSLELVDAGAEDIAQSEEGLTIFTAVSGLAEVQSALHKQNIAIAEAGLEYVPNTTVALDEKASGQMHTLIDALEELDDVDAVFTNAQ; this is translated from the coding sequence ATGTCCGGACATTCCAAGTGGTCACAAATTAAACGACAAAAAGGTGCGGCGGATGTAAAACGCAGCAGTCTTTTTACTAAACTCGCTAATAATATTGCGGTAGCTGCCAGAGATGGAAAAGATCCTGACATGAATTTTCGTCTCCGTTTAGCTATAGATCGTGCTCGAGCCGCCAATATGCCCAATGACAATATTGACCGAGCAGTGAAACGGGGTGCTGGTGAACTTGAAGGACAGATTATTGAGGAGATCACCTACGAAGCCTATGGCCCGGGTGGCGCTGCACTCGTTATACGCGTGCTCAGTGATAATAAGAATCGAAGCGCAAGCGAGGTACGGACGACGCTCAATAAATACAATGGCAATTTGGGAGCAGCAGGAAGTGTGGTATGGAACTTCACGCTCAAAGGCGTCATCCGCGTCGAACAAGAGCATGTGCAGGAAAAAGATATCGACACCTTAAGCCTAGAACTCGTTGATGCAGGAGCGGAGGATATAGCTCAATCTGAAGAGGGACTAACAATCTTCACCGCCGTGTCAGGTCTGGCTGAAGTACAAAGTGCACTTCACAAACAAAATATCGCAATTGCCGAAGCTGGACTCGAATATGTGCCAAACACTACTGTAGCGCTAGATGAAAAAGCTTCTGGACAAATGCACACCTTAATTGACGCTCTTGAAGAGCTTGATGACGTTGACGCCGTCTTCACCAATGCCCAATAA
- a CDS encoding SIS domain-containing protein codes for MMTLQQKVQRLDKQQMLSSLDAFPDQIAQAWDESSRIAVPASYRAVKKIVVAGMGGSAFPARIAADFLRPSSKATFEVIEQYDIPAYVGPDTLVIASSYSGGTEESVSALRQARQRGAKLMVISSGGTLAKLATQWKIPAYIFDARYNPSQQPRMGTGYMLFGIMGLLAAAGQLRVSTPELHRAIEKARRAGKQWSVQAPQQRNTTLQLAKKLCTRIPLIVGSEHLENVALAYRNRFHENSKHFALHFPIPGLNHHLMEGLAHPKVALHVLMLRSKFLHARNEKRYGISKKVFQRQHFSVDDVKVSAQSRLEEIVLHLTFSGYLSFWLAMEHDIDPSPIPWVDYFKAQLK; via the coding sequence ATGATGACACTACAACAAAAAGTCCAAAGACTTGATAAGCAACAAATGTTAAGTTCGCTCGATGCTTTTCCTGATCAGATTGCACAAGCCTGGGACGAATCCTCACGCATAGCTGTGCCTGCTAGTTATCGTGCAGTGAAAAAAATTGTGGTGGCTGGTATGGGTGGCTCTGCATTTCCAGCTCGGATCGCAGCGGATTTTTTGCGTCCCTCATCAAAAGCGACTTTTGAGGTAATAGAGCAGTACGATATTCCAGCCTATGTTGGTCCTGATACTCTCGTAATCGCCTCAAGTTATTCAGGCGGTACGGAAGAAAGTGTGAGCGCGCTTCGTCAGGCTCGACAACGTGGCGCCAAACTCATGGTTATTTCCTCGGGTGGGACATTGGCCAAGTTGGCTACGCAATGGAAAATTCCCGCCTATATTTTTGATGCACGGTATAATCCATCCCAGCAACCTCGCATGGGTACTGGATACATGCTTTTTGGTATTATGGGGCTACTTGCGGCTGCTGGGCAGCTACGTGTATCTACTCCAGAATTACATCGCGCAATAGAGAAGGCTCGACGAGCTGGTAAACAATGGTCAGTGCAGGCGCCTCAACAACGAAATACTACTCTGCAGTTAGCCAAGAAGTTGTGCACTCGCATCCCGCTTATTGTGGGGAGCGAGCACTTAGAAAATGTAGCCCTGGCCTATCGAAATCGCTTCCATGAAAACAGTAAGCATTTTGCGCTACATTTCCCTATCCCAGGATTAAATCACCACCTCATGGAGGGCTTAGCGCATCCTAAAGTAGCCCTGCATGTACTCATGCTTCGTTCAAAGTTTTTACATGCTCGAAATGAAAAACGTTACGGTATTAGTAAAAAGGTTTTTCAACGACAGCACTTTAGCGTTGATGATGTGAAGGTTTCTGCTCAGTCGCGCTTAGAAGAGATAGTTTTACACCTCACCTTTAGTGGCTATCTCAGCTTCTGGCTCGCTATGGAGCATGACATAGATCCATCGCCGATTCCTTGGGTGGATTATTTCAAAGCGCAGCTGAAGTAA
- a CDS encoding UTP--glucose-1-phosphate uridylyltransferase, with product MKANGTKKLVRKAVILVAGYGTRFLPATKAQPKEMLPVIDTPAVQLSVEEAINAGIEDIVLITGSSKRAIEDHFDANTDLENRLRQQKKHAQLESITRIQRLANFIYVRQPQPLGNGHATLMAEAAIGNEPFVLLYPDDLIVSKKNSIKEMIQVYEEFQAPVMGLLHVEKKDVTKYGIAKVNHIREHIYEVSQVIEKPTLAQAPSQLASLKGFVFPPIIFEYLRKVRRGKDGEIWLPDAVDLYNKKHAVFGCELNGEVFDLGSKLGWLKANVSFALKRPELRKEFRAYLKKLV from the coding sequence ATGAAAGCAAACGGAACAAAAAAACTTGTACGAAAAGCAGTGATTCTGGTGGCCGGGTATGGTACCCGATTTTTGCCTGCCACCAAAGCACAGCCAAAAGAAATGCTTCCAGTTATTGACACGCCAGCTGTTCAGCTAAGTGTTGAGGAAGCCATTAATGCCGGTATTGAAGATATTGTGCTCATTACGGGATCCAGCAAAAGAGCAATTGAGGATCACTTTGATGCAAATACTGACCTGGAAAATCGATTACGCCAGCAAAAGAAACATGCGCAACTAGAGAGCATTACACGGATTCAACGTCTGGCAAATTTTATTTACGTTCGACAACCTCAGCCGCTCGGAAATGGTCATGCCACCTTAATGGCTGAAGCAGCGATTGGAAACGAACCTTTTGTTTTACTCTACCCGGATGACTTAATTGTTTCCAAAAAAAATTCTATCAAGGAAATGATTCAGGTCTACGAGGAATTTCAAGCGCCAGTTATGGGCCTCTTACACGTAGAGAAAAAAGATGTAACAAAGTACGGCATTGCCAAAGTCAACCACATCCGTGAACATATCTACGAAGTCTCTCAGGTTATTGAGAAGCCAACTCTCGCACAAGCACCTTCTCAGCTCGCCTCATTAAAAGGCTTTGTTTTCCCTCCGATAATTTTTGAATACTTACGCAAAGTACGACGCGGCAAAGATGGAGAAATATGGCTGCCAGATGCCGTAGACCTTTATAACAAAAAACATGCCGTCTTTGGTTGTGAGCTTAATGGTGAAGTATTTGATCTTGGTTCTAAGCTAGGCTGGTTAAAAGCAAATGTTTCTTTTGCGCTTAAGCGACCAGAGCTGCGTAAAGAATTCCGCGCCTATCTCAAAAAATTAGTCTAA
- a CDS encoding polyprenol monophosphomannose synthase, translating to MSALPKASIILPTYNEKENIEACLRQIARLQLVVEIIVVDDASPDGTAQLVRSLAAHYPVRVIERTGKLGLASALMAGMEEARSEIFICMDADLSHDTAIIPQMIRAVQLGNDVAIGSRFVSGGGMLGWPLRRQAMSWFATRIAQVMLGIRERDPMSGYFAVRRDVYTRIAHTLRPRGYKLLVEILVRARPLQTTEIGYVFQDRQYGKSKISFTIAREYAQMILALLFRSQK from the coding sequence ATGAGCGCCTTGCCAAAAGCTAGCATTATCCTGCCAACCTATAATGAAAAGGAGAACATTGAGGCGTGCCTTCGACAGATTGCCCGCTTGCAGCTGGTTGTCGAGATAATTGTGGTTGACGATGCTTCGCCAGATGGGACCGCTCAGCTTGTTCGTTCGCTGGCTGCTCACTATCCAGTCAGGGTTATTGAGCGAACAGGTAAGTTAGGCCTTGCTTCTGCACTGATGGCTGGTATGGAAGAGGCCAGATCAGAAATTTTTATTTGCATGGATGCCGATCTTTCGCATGATACGGCAATTATTCCGCAGATGATTAGGGCGGTGCAGTTAGGTAATGACGTGGCTATCGGTTCACGCTTTGTTAGTGGCGGCGGTATGTTAGGTTGGCCTCTGCGACGCCAAGCCATGAGTTGGTTTGCTACTAGGATTGCTCAGGTGATGCTCGGTATTCGAGAGCGTGATCCTATGAGCGGATATTTTGCCGTACGACGAGATGTGTATACACGCATTGCACATACTTTACGTCCGCGCGGGTATAAACTTTTAGTAGAGATTTTGGTTCGAGCGCGTCCACTTCAGACCACAGAAATCGGCTATGTTTTTCAGGATCGCCAATATGGCAAGAGTAAAATTTCATTCACGATTGCTCGTGAATACGCTCAAATGATTCTTGCATTATTGTTTCGCTCTCAGAAGTAA
- a CDS encoding peptidoglycan-binding protein, with translation MLRLPSTRFWIISGLSMLIVLGAVIPARAEILPNCEKTLYKVELNGDLDCPDGTNNCIDPNDYIQTVHGDIEQVMVNRSCGFNDFIQLFVNLANWGLAIMGALAVFFYMYAGFQFLTAGGRSENVEQGKKILWGTTMGVIIMLTAWAVIGFYIVATTGSNQGFVFPNDPNFLAPWFGQTETCRQTYIKNYDQSQCGQNNLHINCSDPIDGSDGPVTRLQSILTQRACNPGGIDGCFGSNTESGLRQFQRVNWRSGIIEDGVVNADDWSTLLNTSTAYDCSVPLGCCINPDEPSLCYDQIPEAYCNQNGWTFLPDSCASYDFDCEGPS, from the coding sequence ATGTTACGTTTACCCTCAACTCGATTCTGGATCATCTCGGGTTTAAGCATGCTTATTGTACTTGGCGCAGTAATACCTGCCCGAGCGGAGATCTTACCAAACTGCGAAAAAACACTTTACAAAGTTGAGCTCAATGGAGATCTCGATTGCCCAGATGGAACAAACAATTGTATTGATCCAAATGATTACATACAAACTGTACACGGTGATATCGAACAGGTAATGGTCAACCGGAGCTGTGGTTTCAATGACTTCATTCAGCTCTTTGTGAATCTCGCAAACTGGGGCTTGGCTATTATGGGTGCCCTGGCTGTTTTCTTCTACATGTACGCGGGCTTCCAATTCTTAACTGCCGGCGGTCGGAGCGAGAATGTCGAGCAGGGTAAAAAAATTCTCTGGGGCACCACTATGGGAGTGATTATCATGCTGACTGCGTGGGCCGTTATTGGTTTCTATATTGTTGCTACAACTGGCAGTAACCAAGGCTTTGTTTTTCCTAATGATCCTAACTTCCTAGCCCCTTGGTTTGGTCAGACCGAAACTTGTCGACAGACCTATATAAAAAATTACGACCAATCTCAGTGTGGACAAAACAATCTTCATATAAACTGTTCAGACCCGATTGATGGAAGCGATGGACCTGTTACTCGTTTGCAAAGCATACTTACTCAGCGAGCTTGTAACCCTGGAGGAATAGACGGCTGTTTTGGTTCAAACACTGAAAGTGGGCTCCGACAATTCCAGAGAGTGAATTGGCGCAGTGGAATTATTGAAGACGGGGTAGTGAATGCCGATGATTGGAGCACCCTACTCAACACTTCTACTGCGTATGATTGTTCAGTCCCGCTAGGTTGCTGCATCAATCCTGATGAACCGAGTCTTTGTTATGATCAAATTCCAGAGGCCTACTGTAACCAGAATGGTTGGACCTTCCTACCAGATAGCTGTGCGAGTTACGACTTTGACTGTGAAGGACCAAGTTAA